ACAATCCTCTGGTAACAGAGATTACGCGTTGTAAAAAACCTGTTGTGGCATTGGTAAATGGCCCTGCAGTAGGTGCAGGTGCGATGCTTGCCCTGATTTGTGATTTTGTTTTAGCAGTAGACAAATCTTATTTTGCTCAGGCCTTTTCAAATATCGGACTCATTCCTGATACGGGTGGAACTTATTTCCTTCCAAAACTATTAGGAAGACAATTGGCCAATTATTTAGCATTTACAGGCAAAAGACTGTCAGCTGAAGAATCTAAATCTTACGGTTTGGTCGCTGAGGTTTTCACTGAAGAAGAATTTGCTCCAAAATCCATGGAGATTCTCGGAAAAATGGCAAATATGCCAACTGCTGCTATTAAATTAACTAAAAAAGCTTTTGCTCAGTCTTATAATAATACACTGAGAGAACAGCTTGAATTAGAAGCTGATCTACAGCAGGAAGCTGCACAGACAGAAGATTTCATCGAAGGGGTAAACGCCTTTTTACAGAAAAGAAAACCTGATTATAAAGGGAAATAAATTTCGTATGAATGTATTCATGTAAAATGTATTCATGACTTTAATGCAGGCTTAGGTTGAAAATAAGTTAAGAATGCATTTTTGTTTTTTTAGCTTTTACATGAATACTTTTTACATAAATACATTGTACAAATTAAAATGAATATAGGAATTATTGGGGCAGGAACCATGGGCGTAGGAATTGCTCAGGTAGCTGCAACAGCGGGATGCAAGGTCGTTTTATTCGATGCCAATGCTCCGCAGATTGATAAAGCATTATCAGGCTTAGAGAAAACACTTCAGAAATTAGTGGATAAAGCTAAAATTTCTCAGGAAAAAGCCACAGAAATCAGAAACAATATCGTTAAAGGTGAAGCTTTACAGGATCTGAAAGATTCCGATCTCGTGATCGAAGCCATTATCGAAAACAAAGACATAAAAACCAAAGTATTTACAGAACTGGAAACTTATGTTTCCGAAGACTGTATCATCGGTTCCAACACATCCTCCATTTCTATCACCTCTCTTGGGGCAGAATTAAAGAAACCTGAGCGTTTCATCGGAATTCACTTTTTTAATCCGGCTCCATTGATGCCATTGGTTGAAATCATTCCATCCCTGTTAACAGAAAAATCATTACCGGAAAAAATGTATAGCCTCATGAAAGAATGGGGAAAGATGCCGGTGATTGCCAAGGACATTCCCGGATTTATCGTCAACAGAATTGCCCGTCCCTATTACGGTGAAGGTTTAAGAATTGTTGAAGAAAATATAGCAACGCCGGAACAGGTAGATGAAGCGATGAGAACATTGGGAAACTTCAAAATGGGCCCATTTGAATTAATGGATCTTATTGGTGTGGATGTGAATTTTGCAGTAACTACAACCGTTTACAAAGATTATTTCTACG
The Chryseobacterium sp. W4I1 DNA segment above includes these coding regions:
- a CDS encoding 3-hydroxyacyl-CoA dehydrogenase NAD-binding domain-containing protein, producing MNIGIIGAGTMGVGIAQVAATAGCKVVLFDANAPQIDKALSGLEKTLQKLVDKAKISQEKATEIRNNIVKGEALQDLKDSDLVIEAIIENKDIKTKVFTELETYVSEDCIIGSNTSSISITSLGAELKKPERFIGIHFFNPAPLMPLVEIIPSLLTEKSLPEKMYSLMKEWGKMPVIAKDIPGFIVNRIARPYYGEGLRIVEENIATPEQVDEAMRTLGNFKMGPFELMDLIGVDVNFAVTTTVYKDYFYDPKYKPSLLQQRMAEAKLHGRKTGKGFYDYAEGAEKPVAEKDDALYQQIFLRIISMLINEAVEAKRLGIANDEDIELAMQKGVNYPKGLLSWGKGIGYSKISETLQNLYEEYQEERYRQSPLLHKM
- a CDS encoding enoyl-CoA hydratase/isomerase family protein; this encodes MYTQLDIETHFDGKLKIAYLNQPETMNALTKPSLSDLKDFIKECSEDPTVRCVAISGRGRAFCSGQNLDDAFVQGNEHHDNDIIRKIVVDYYNPLVTEITRCKKPVVALVNGPAVGAGAMLALICDFVLAVDKSYFAQAFSNIGLIPDTGGTYFLPKLLGRQLANYLAFTGKRLSAEESKSYGLVAEVFTEEEFAPKSMEILGKMANMPTAAIKLTKKAFAQSYNNTLREQLELEADLQQEAAQTEDFIEGVNAFLQKRKPDYKGK